A genomic window from Clostridium aceticum includes:
- the dapB gene encoding 4-hydroxy-tetrahydrodipicolinate reductase, producing the protein MNLLIAGISGVMGQKIYKLAVEDNYWSKIEGVDEKNPFDKVEEVPNVVIDFSHPTALQGVLKYCVDNKVSLVIGTTGIEAEQKQLIEKASEVIPILQATNMSLGMNIMFSLVEQVASILKGKVDIEVVEAHHNRKKDAPSGSATTIVESIEKGLGETRKHVYGREGQCPREKGEIGVHAIRGGNIVGVHEASFIHDLETVKISHEAYDRSVFAQGALEAAKFLIGKESGMYDMKDVLGLK; encoded by the coding sequence ATGAATTTATTGATAGCTGGTATAAGCGGAGTAATGGGGCAGAAAATTTATAAATTAGCAGTGGAGGACAATTACTGGAGTAAGATAGAGGGTGTAGATGAAAAAAATCCTTTTGATAAAGTTGAGGAAGTGCCAAATGTAGTTATTGACTTTTCTCATCCAACTGCACTTCAGGGAGTTTTAAAATATTGTGTAGATAATAAGGTGTCTTTGGTCATTGGGACTACTGGCATCGAAGCTGAACAAAAACAGCTGATTGAAAAAGCTTCAGAAGTAATTCCTATCCTACAGGCCACCAATATGTCTTTAGGAATGAATATTATGTTTTCCTTAGTAGAACAGGTAGCATCTATTTTAAAAGGCAAGGTAGATATTGAGGTAGTGGAAGCCCATCACAATAGAAAGAAGGACGCACCATCAGGTAGTGCCACTACCATTGTAGAATCCATCGAAAAAGGCCTAGGGGAAACAAGGAAACATGTCTATGGCAGAGAAGGTCAATGTCCTCGTGAAAAGGGAGAAATTGGTGTTCATGCTATTCGTGGAGGAAATATTGTAGGTGTACATGAAGCTAGTTTTATTCATGACCTAGAGACTGTAAAAATTAGCCATGAAGCCTATGATCGTTCTGTATTTGCTCAAGGGGCATTAGAGGCTGCTAAATTCCTTATTGGTAAGGAAAGTGGAATGTACGATATGAAGGATGTTTTGGGTCTAAAATAA
- the dapD gene encoding 2,3,4,5-tetrahydropyridine-2,6-dicarboxylate N-acetyltransferase, whose protein sequence is MDAREIIQYIKDSEKKTPVKVYLKGQLSQIEWSKWQVKDFIQGDSGVIFGEWKNIAELLKENQDKIADYVLENDRRNSGVPLLDMKDIPARIEPGVIIREKVEIHKNAVIMMGAVINIGAIIGEGTMIDMNVVVGGRGTIGKNCHIGAGAVVAGVIEPPSATPVIIEDDVVVGANAVILEGVKVGKGSVVAAGAVVTSDVPENVVVAGTPAKVIKEIDDKTKSKTEIVQELRDLMGA, encoded by the coding sequence ATGGATGCAAGAGAAATTATACAATACATTAAAGACAGCGAGAAAAAAACACCGGTAAAGGTATACTTAAAGGGGCAGTTGAGCCAGATAGAATGGAGCAAGTGGCAGGTAAAGGACTTTATTCAAGGAGATAGCGGCGTAATCTTTGGGGAGTGGAAAAACATTGCTGAATTGTTAAAGGAAAATCAAGATAAAATAGCTGACTATGTACTAGAAAATGATAGAAGAAATTCAGGTGTTCCACTATTAGATATGAAGGATATCCCAGCAAGAATCGAGCCAGGGGTTATTATTCGTGAAAAAGTAGAAATTCATAAAAATGCTGTTATTATGATGGGTGCTGTCATCAATATAGGTGCGATTATTGGTGAAGGTACCATGATTGATATGAATGTGGTAGTAGGCGGCAGAGGAACAATTGGTAAAAATTGTCACATTGGAGCGGGAGCAGTGGTGGCTGGTGTAATCGAACCACCTTCAGCGACACCTGTTATCATTGAAGATGATGTAGTTGTAGGAGCAAACGCAGTTATTTTAGAAGGTGTAAAGGTAGGTAAGGGTTCAGTTGTGGCAGCAGGAGCTGTTGTAACATCAGACGTGCCTGAAAATGTAGTAGTGGCAGGAACACCAGCTAAAGTTATTAAAGAAATTGACGATAAAACAAAGTCAAAAACAGAAATCGTACAAGAACTTCGAGATTTGATGGGGGCGTAA
- a CDS encoding aspartate kinase, with amino-acid sequence MEIVVQKYGGSSLATTEKIKEVADKVIKKKEEGYHVVVIVSAMGKTTDELISLAKGITDHPVPREMDMLLTTGEQMSIALLSMALNAKGYSAVSFTGSQLNIQTTAIHQKARIKDIETSKLIKALEENKIVVVAGFQGVTEENEYTTLGRGGSDTSAVALAAKLKGSCEIYTDVDGIYTMDPRKLKRAKKIEKINYEEMMEMASLGAGVMHYRAVELGHKYKIPIYVASTFSEERGTIITNGGDTSMEETLITGMASNVDDIQVTLLNIPSSTASLYRLFGELAEEEVNVDMISQMLTEDKKMNVSFTIPKTDLHIAEEIVEKWREEDQTIQWEVNTDIAKISVVGLGMRSHSGVAGKVFELMAKNNIEIKMVTTSEIKITWVVDQKDELRAVEVIGSGFGLEMAE; translated from the coding sequence ATGGAGATTGTGGTACAAAAATACGGAGGCTCATCTTTAGCTACGACAGAAAAAATAAAAGAAGTAGCTGATAAAGTCATTAAGAAAAAAGAAGAAGGATACCACGTCGTAGTAATTGTTTCTGCTATGGGTAAAACCACGGATGAGTTGATCTCCTTAGCCAAGGGGATCACAGATCATCCAGTACCACGAGAAATGGACATGCTATTAACTACGGGAGAGCAAATGTCTATAGCACTGCTATCTATGGCCCTAAATGCAAAAGGATACTCAGCAGTATCCTTTACAGGGTCACAGCTTAATATTCAAACTACCGCGATTCATCAAAAGGCTCGTATCAAGGATATTGAAACCTCTAAGTTAATAAAAGCCTTAGAAGAAAATAAAATTGTAGTGGTGGCAGGATTTCAAGGAGTTACAGAAGAAAACGAGTATACAACATTAGGACGTGGGGGTAGTGACACTTCAGCTGTAGCCTTAGCTGCTAAGCTAAAGGGTTCCTGCGAGATTTATACAGATGTAGACGGAATCTATACAATGGACCCACGAAAGCTAAAAAGAGCGAAAAAAATAGAAAAGATCAACTACGAAGAGATGATGGAGATGGCTAGCTTAGGTGCTGGTGTTATGCATTATCGTGCCGTGGAATTGGGTCATAAATATAAGATTCCAATCTATGTCGCATCTACCTTTTCTGAAGAAAGAGGAACGATTATAACAAATGGAGGAGATACTTCAATGGAGGAAACCTTAATTACTGGGATGGCTTCAAATGTAGATGACATACAGGTCACGCTGCTAAACATACCTTCCTCTACTGCCAGTTTATATAGATTATTTGGAGAGTTAGCAGAGGAAGAAGTAAATGTGGATATGATTTCACAAATGCTTACAGAAGACAAGAAAATGAACGTCAGCTTTACAATTCCTAAAACAGATCTTCATATTGCAGAAGAAATTGTAGAGAAATGGCGGGAAGAAGATCAGACAATCCAGTGGGAGGTTAATACTGATATTGCTAAGATCTCCGTAGTAGGACTAGGGATGCGTTCTCATTCTGGCGTAGCTGGGAAAGTGTTTGAATTGATGGCAAAAAATAATATTGAAATTAAAATGGTGACAACCTCTGAAATAAAAATAACTTGGGTAGTTGATCAAAAAGATGAATTAAGAGCCGTTGAAGTAATCGGCAGCGGGTTTGGATTGGAGATGGCAGAATGA